In Vigna angularis cultivar LongXiaoDou No.4 chromosome 8, ASM1680809v1, whole genome shotgun sequence, one DNA window encodes the following:
- the LOC108344118 gene encoding receptor-like protein EIX2 has protein sequence MNLSNIFIWIIVFDHFLWVCRCGIGYPGLVHIPNERESFLMLKYHVKHSSNRLSSRNSNRCQWNSITSGEAELHFSIQFPSSDESIGYPFNEEVFEEALEEGYGGEINPCLVYDFKHFNYLDFRDNLFQTIPIPSFIATITSLTHLNLSNAGIIGTLPSQIGNLSDSLYLDLQSDETWFTDNIDWVSSLSKLPYLALSNIWPVGGGMPIPSFVGTMTTLIHLARKRRNVD, from the exons ATGAATCTctccaatatttttatttggattATCGTATTTGATCATTTTTTGTGGGTTTGCCGTTGTGGAATAGGATACCCAGGGTTAGTGCACATCCCAAATGAGAGAGAGTCATTTTTGATGTTAAAGTATCATGTCAAACATTCTTCAAATCGACTTTCTTCTCGGAATTCCAATCGCTGTCAATGGAACAGCATTACATCTGGTGAGGCCGAGCTTCACTTTAGCATTCAATTTCCTTCTTCCGATGAGAGTATAGGTTATCCATTCAACGAAGAAGTTTTCGAAGAAGCATTGGAAGAAGGGTATGGTGGAGAGATAAACCCTTGTTTGGTTTATGATTTTAAGCATTTCAATTACTTAGATTTCAGAGACAATCTTTTTCAAACTATTCCGATCCCTTCTTTCATTGCAACAATCACTTCCTTAACTCACCTCAACCTTTCTAATGCCGGAATCATAGGGACCCTTCCTTCTCAGATCGGAAATCTTTCCGATTCACTCTATCTTGACCTTCAAAGTGACGAAACTTGGTTTACTGACAATATTGATTGGGTGTCAAGTCTTTCAAAGCTTCCCTATCTTGCCCTGAGCAACATTTGGCCAGTTGGAGGAGGCATGCCAATTCCTTCTTTTGTTGGGACAATGACCACATTAATTCATTTGGCCAGAAAAAGGAG AAATGTTGACTAG